One Homo sapiens chromosome 15 genomic patch of type FIX, GRCh38.p14 PATCHES HG2365_PATCH genomic window carries:
- the OR4N4 gene encoding olfactory receptor 4N4, giving the protein MKIANNTVVTEFILLGLTQSQDIQLLVFVLILIFYLIILPGNFLIIFTIRSDPGLTAPLYLFLGNLAFLDASYSFIVAPRMLVDFLSEKKVISYRGCITQLFFLHFLGGGEGLLLVVMAFDRYIAICRPLHCSTVMNPRACYAMMLALWLGGFVHSIIQVVLILRLPFCGPNQLDNFFCDVRQVIKLACTDMFVVELLMVFNSGLMTLLCFLGLLASYAVILCHVRRAASEGKNKAMSTCTTRVIIILLMFGPAIFIYMCPFRALPADKMVSLFHTVIFPLMNPMIYTLRNQEVKTSMKRLLSRHVVCQVDFIIRN; this is encoded by the coding sequence ATGAAGATAGCAAACAACACAGTAGTGACAGAATTTATCCTCCTTGGTCTGACTCAGTCTCAAGATATTCAGCTCTTGGTCTTTGTGCTGATCTTAATTTTCTACCTTATCATCCTCCCTGgaaattttctcattattttcaccATAAGGTCAGACCCTGGGCTCACAGCCCCCCTCTATTTATTTCTGGGCAACTTGGCCTTCCTGGATGCATCCTACTCCTTCATTGTGGCTCCCAGGATGTTGGTGGACTTCCTCTCTGAGAAGAAGGTAATCTCCTACAGAGGCTGCATCACTCAGCTCTTTTTCTTGCACTTccttggaggaggggagggattACTCCTTGTTGTGATGGCCTTTGACCGCTACATCGCCATCTGCCGGCCTCTGCACTGTTCAACTGTCATGAACCCTAGAGCCTGCTATGCAATGATGTTGGCTCTGTGGCTTGGGGGTTTTGTCCACTCCATTATCCAGGTGGTCCTCATCCTCCGCTTGCCTTTTTGTGGCCCAAACCAGCTGGACAACTTCTTCTGTGATGTCCGACAGGTCATCAAGCTGGCTTGCACCGACATGTTTGTGGTGGAGCTTCTGATGGTCTTCAACAGTGGCCTGATGACACTCCTGTGCTTTCTGGGGCTTCTGGCTTCCTATGCAGTCATCCTCTGCCATGTTCGTAGGGCAGCTTCTGAAGGGAAGAACAAGGCCATGTCCACATGCACCACTCGTGTCATTATTATACTTCTTATGTTTGGACCTGCTATCTTCATCTACATGTGCCCTTTCAGGGCCTTACCAGCTGACAAGATGGTTTCTCTCTTTCACACAGTGATCTTTCCATTGATGAATCCTATGATTTATACCCTTCGCAACCAGGAAGTGAAAACTTCCATGAAGAGGTTATTGAGTCGACATGTAGTCTGTCAAGTGGATTTTATAATAAGAAACTGA
- the OR4M2 gene encoding olfactory receptor 4M2 (The RefSeq protein has 4 substitutions compared to this genomic sequence), whose amino-acid sequence METANYTKVTEFVLTGLSQTPEVQLVLFVIFLSFYLFILPGNILIICTISLDPHLTSPMYFLLANLAFLDIWYSSITAPEMLIDFFVERKIISFDGCIAQLFFLHFAGASEMFLLTVMAFDLYTAICRPLHYATIMNQRLCCILVALSWRGGFIHSIIQVALIVRLPFCGPNELDSYFCDITQVVRIACANTFPEELVMICSSGLISVVCLIALLMSYAFLLALFKKLSGSGENTNRAMSTCYSHITIVVLMFGPSIYIYARPFDSFSLDKVVSVFNTLIFPLRNPIIYTLRNKEVKAAMRKLVTKYILCKEK is encoded by the coding sequence ATGGAAACTGCAAATTACACCAAGGTGACAGAATTTGTTCTCACTGGCCTATCCCAGACTCCAGAGGTCCAACTAGTCCTATTTGTTATATTTCTATCCTTCTATTTGTTCATCCTACCAGGAAATATCCTTATCATTTGCACCATCAGTCTAGACCCTCATCTGACCTCTCCTATGTATTTCCTGTTGGCTAATCTGGCCTTCCTTGATATTTGGTACTCTTCCATTACAGCCCCTGAAATGCTCATAGACTTCTTTGTGGAGAGgaagataatttcttttgatGAATGCATTGCACAGCTCTTCTTCTTACACTTTGCTGGGGCTTCAGAGATGTTCTTGCTCACAGTGATGGCCTTTGACCTCTACACTGCTATCTGCCGACCCCTCCACTATGCTACCATCATGAATCAACGTCTCTGCTGTATCCTGGTGGCTCTCTCCTGGAGGGGGGGCTTCATTCATTCTATCATACAGGTGGCTCTCATTGTTCGACTTCCTTTCTGTGGGCCCAATGAGTTAGACAGTTACTTCTGTGACATCACACAGGTTGTCCGGATTGCCTGTGCCAACACCTTCCCAGAGGAGTTAGTGATGATCTGTAGTAGTGGTCTGATCTCTGTGGTGTGTTTGATTGCTCTGTTAATGTCCTATGCCTTCCTTCTGGCCTTGCTCAAGAAACTTTCAGGCTCAGGTGAGAATACCAACAGGGCCGTGTCCACCTGCTATTCCCACATTACCATTGTGGTGCTAATGTTTGGGCCATCCATCTACATTTATGCTCGCCCATTTGACTCGTTTTCCCTAGATAAAGTGGTGTCTGTGTTCAATACTTTAATATTCCCTTTACATAATCCCATTATTTACACATTGAGAAACAAGGAAGTAAAGGCAGCCATGAGGAAGTTGGTCaccaaatatattttgtgtaaagagaagtga